The following are from one region of the Streptomyces changanensis genome:
- a CDS encoding helix-turn-helix transcriptional regulator, translating to MSEDDLLLREAEKIVTALGAMFPGLCEVVLHDLRDPRHAVRAIENNLSGRQVGAGATELGLARIEDPDYPGILQNYPNSFPDGRPAKSTSIGLKNSRGEYVAAICLNLDVSLLGTAARTLANLVRTDPSDEPVEETLRAQTVDELRAVVEEFAAARGSTPRGLDTAARRELVRALKDRGYLRVKHSVQALADLLGISRATVYNYLR from the coding sequence ATGAGCGAGGACGACCTGCTGCTGCGCGAGGCCGAGAAGATCGTCACCGCGCTGGGCGCCATGTTCCCCGGACTGTGCGAGGTGGTGCTGCACGACCTGCGCGACCCGCGGCACGCCGTGCGCGCCATCGAGAACAACCTCTCCGGCCGGCAGGTCGGCGCCGGGGCCACCGAGCTCGGTCTCGCCCGCATCGAGGACCCGGACTACCCGGGCATCCTGCAGAACTACCCCAACAGCTTCCCCGACGGCCGACCCGCCAAGAGCACGTCGATCGGGCTCAAGAACAGCCGGGGCGAGTACGTGGCGGCCATCTGCCTCAACCTCGACGTGTCCCTCCTCGGCACCGCGGCCCGGACCCTGGCCAACCTGGTGCGCACCGACCCGTCGGACGAGCCGGTGGAGGAGACACTGCGGGCACAGACGGTGGACGAACTTCGCGCGGTGGTCGAGGAGTTCGCCGCCGCGCGGGGGAGTACGCCGCGCGGACTGGACACGGCCGCCCGGCGCGAGCTCGTCCGCGCGCTCAAGGACCGCGGGTACCTGAGGGTGAAGCACTCCGTCCAGGCCCTTGCTGATCTCCTCGGCATCTCCCGCGCCACCGTGTACAACTACCTGCGCTGA
- a CDS encoding serine/threonine-protein kinase — translation MKVRPWSIRPDLRLTAHVVAGRYRLDDLLGRGGAADVYEGLDLRLRRPIAVKVFRPESAVQTEERFDHEGRLLARLEHPGLVTVYDSGQEDGQPYLVMQLIKGTTLRRRIATAPLTPGEAGRTGAALASVLAHVHAAGVVHRDVKPSNILLDGAGAPHLTDFGISRLLDTTAHTSTGTLVGTAAYMAPEQVLGQGAGPAADVYSLGLVLLESLKGELEYAGAPMEAAIARLHRPPVIPADLPRDLVALLEAMTDPDENSRPDADACSRALAAVPDARPALPLPGARPPGDDHDPADDTLHSQDTDARTGGAGAVDAAAPGDGRAAPEPAVPAPAPSFRTGRALLTAGAALAVFGVTLTGSIDGRPVEGEGAVPPPRVAVTDPPSASVDHPDPSPPSPAVPASDPGPLTSSPTDTSDTAAGRTGPTADERPETGTDADAEGAPATYRDGQGNARGNAAGGPGRDETDAKPAKVKPPKEEKGHKHGGGSPGGGQRR, via the coding sequence ATGAAGGTCCGCCCGTGGTCCATCCGACCGGATCTCCGGCTCACGGCCCATGTGGTCGCCGGCCGCTACCGGCTCGACGACCTGCTCGGGCGCGGCGGTGCGGCTGACGTGTACGAGGGGCTGGACCTGCGCCTGCGACGGCCGATCGCGGTGAAGGTCTTCCGACCGGAGAGCGCGGTCCAGACGGAGGAGCGCTTCGACCACGAGGGCCGCTTGCTGGCCCGGCTGGAGCACCCCGGGCTGGTCACCGTGTACGACTCCGGCCAGGAGGACGGGCAGCCGTACCTGGTGATGCAGCTCATCAAGGGGACGACGTTGCGCCGGCGCATCGCCACGGCCCCCCTGACGCCCGGCGAGGCCGGCCGGACCGGTGCCGCACTGGCCTCGGTCCTGGCCCACGTCCACGCGGCCGGTGTCGTGCACCGCGACGTCAAGCCGTCGAACATACTCCTGGACGGGGCGGGCGCCCCGCACCTCACCGACTTCGGCATCTCCCGGCTGCTCGACACCACCGCCCACACCAGCACCGGCACACTCGTGGGCACGGCCGCGTACATGGCGCCCGAGCAGGTGCTGGGCCAGGGAGCCGGGCCGGCCGCGGACGTGTACAGCCTCGGTCTGGTCCTCCTGGAGTCCCTGAAGGGCGAACTGGAGTACGCGGGCGCTCCGATGGAAGCCGCGATCGCGCGGCTGCACCGGCCCCCCGTCATCCCCGCGGACCTCCCGCGTGACCTCGTCGCGCTGCTGGAGGCCATGACGGATCCGGACGAGAACAGCCGGCCGGACGCCGACGCCTGCTCCAGGGCGCTGGCCGCGGTGCCGGACGCGCGCCCGGCGCTGCCCCTCCCGGGCGCCCGCCCGCCGGGCGACGACCACGATCCCGCGGACGACACGCTGCACTCGCAGGACACCGACGCGCGCACCGGTGGCGCCGGTGCGGTGGACGCGGCGGCACCGGGCGACGGCCGGGCCGCCCCGGAGCCGGCTGTCCCGGCGCCCGCTCCGTCGTTCCGTACCGGCCGGGCCCTGCTGACGGCGGGTGCGGCACTGGCCGTGTTCGGCGTCACCCTGACCGGATCGATCGACGGACGTCCCGTCGAGGGCGAGGGCGCGGTGCCCCCACCCCGAGTGGCCGTGACGGACCCGCCGTCGGCCTCGGTGGACCACCCCGACCCGTCGCCCCCCTCCCCCGCCGTACCGGCTTCCGACCCGGGCCCGCTCACGAGCTCCCCCACCGACACCTCCGACACGGCGGCCGGCCGGACCGGCCCGACGGCCGACGAGCGTCCCGAGACCGGCACCGACGCCGACGCCGAAGGGGCTCCGGCCACCTACCGGGACGGGCAGGGCAATGCCCGGGGCAACGCGGCGGGGGGTCCTGGGCGTGACGAGACGGACGCGAAGCCGGCCAAGGTCAAGCCGCCGAAGGAGGAGAAGGGCCACAAACACGGCGGGGGGTCGCCGGGCGGCGGTCAGCGCAGGTAG
- a CDS encoding threonine synthase, with protein MPQQDSPGTSPHLVDVRSGRTYALDPLRWRGDDGAPLTVSPLPGLTPSGVDTGTRSLWRYRAALPDVCGERPVSLGEGRTPLVEGTWDGERVLFKLEWFSPTGSFKDRGSSVMVSALAASGVREVVEDSSGNGGSSVAAYGAAAGIGVTILVPEGTSPAKVLQTRAYGAAVDTVPGGRDETAAEALRRSADTCYAGHNWHPFFLQGTKTLAYELWEDLGFRAPDAVVTVAGAGSIVLGCDLGFSELLATGQIPRLPRLLVAQPAACAPLHAAFQGLPAPAFGPTVAEGTAIREPVRQPEVVDAIRRSGGDTVALSEEAIMAAARRLAASGLYAEPTSATAAAAVTLFRERGAIRDGETTVVVLTGSGLKAPAATDRLLSAAGTGKGTGGSTGTGDGSGAGAPAGDGAA; from the coding sequence GTGCCGCAGCAGGACTCCCCGGGGACCAGTCCGCACCTCGTCGACGTACGCTCCGGCCGTACCTACGCGCTGGACCCGCTGCGGTGGCGCGGCGACGACGGCGCGCCGCTGACAGTGTCGCCACTGCCCGGCCTCACCCCCTCCGGCGTCGACACCGGCACCCGCTCGCTCTGGCGGTACCGGGCCGCGCTGCCCGACGTCTGCGGGGAGCGGCCTGTCAGCCTCGGCGAGGGCCGCACCCCGCTCGTCGAGGGGACGTGGGACGGCGAGCGGGTCCTGTTCAAGCTGGAGTGGTTCAGCCCCACCGGCAGCTTCAAGGACCGGGGCAGCAGCGTCATGGTCTCCGCGCTGGCCGCGAGCGGGGTGCGGGAGGTCGTCGAGGACAGCTCGGGCAACGGCGGGTCGTCCGTCGCCGCCTACGGTGCCGCCGCCGGGATCGGCGTCACCATCCTCGTCCCCGAGGGCACGTCACCGGCGAAGGTCCTGCAGACCCGGGCGTACGGCGCCGCCGTCGACACGGTGCCGGGCGGTCGCGACGAGACCGCAGCCGAGGCCCTGCGCCGGTCGGCCGACACCTGCTACGCCGGGCACAACTGGCACCCGTTTTTCCTGCAGGGCACCAAGACCCTCGCCTACGAACTCTGGGAGGACCTCGGCTTCCGGGCCCCCGACGCCGTGGTCACGGTCGCGGGGGCCGGCAGCATCGTCCTCGGCTGCGACCTCGGCTTCTCCGAGTTGCTCGCCACCGGGCAGATCCCCCGGCTGCCCCGGCTGCTCGTGGCGCAGCCCGCCGCCTGCGCCCCGCTGCACGCGGCGTTCCAGGGTCTGCCGGCGCCCGCCTTCGGGCCGACGGTCGCCGAGGGCACGGCGATCCGGGAGCCGGTGCGGCAGCCGGAGGTGGTCGACGCGATCCGCCGCTCGGGCGGGGACACCGTCGCGCTGTCCGAGGAGGCCATCATGGCCGCCGCCCGGCGCCTGGCGGCGTCGGGTCTGTACGCGGAGCCCACCAGCGCGACCGCCGCGGCGGCGGTGACGCTGTTCCGCGAGCGGGGGGCGATCCGGGACGGCGAGACGACGGTGGTCGTGCTGACCGGCTCGGGGCTCAAGGCCCCCGCCGCGACGGACCGCCTGCTGTCGGCGGCCGGCACGGGGAAGGGAACCGGCGGCAGTACCGGAACCGGCGACGGCAGCGGAGCCGGGGCCCCGGCCGGGGACGGTGCCGCATGA
- a CDS encoding DUF4139 domain-containing protein, with translation MTAGTTPGWTSVLDAVVVYAQGAVCRRLARGGVPQDGRVRVTGLPRTLDPGSLRARVVGASGVRVTEARVAVEAEPSDTETGTGIGTDTGSEAGTPDALRREVERLRDECAATRGRRDRQLGLIGEVAALRPVPPVRRRDDPHRRTPVDAWLELADFVDERLAGLHARLAELEEDVRRVEHELDIAADRLGRASTDAPAAHVDTTVSVLLTLTRPTGAAPGTDTTTAEVEVEVEYGVPGAVWVPTYRLAHRRGDTGGLLLLRAAVAQRTGEDWTGVRVALATADLRRATDLPRLRSLRIGRRQPAPAPSGWRVPPAGLGELFAGYDATGPRPATTATTTAAGAATVASAGAVTATAGAAAGAGPAPAPRASAAGPVPPPPPAPLGYGAPPAAFAVPGGAPPQPFAGAASAPAAPVRSRPDGRPRTGGRAAPPAGPSAPAGSAAPGRAAAPPSPAPAGPPQPSGAELDYAALVLCGPDDRRNRRGRLFPDPTPDPVAAEYRRHAEAVAALPLPGNAVRPRESAGSFDHRYDCTARADIPSDGTWHTVTVGEITVGLRTEYLCVPSVEPTVYATLVLSNATDQALLAGPVDVTVDDEFLLTAALPTLAPGGVRLLGLGPAEGVRVTRGAHLRESTAGLRGTTTVLDHRVHVELANSLTGPVTVEVRERVPVTSEPDVRIEERADWSVPDDGTGPDRHAPGTRVWRVDLPAGGTAALEGGYEIRIPAGKALVGGNRRS, from the coding sequence ATGACGGCTGGTACGACACCGGGGTGGACTTCGGTCCTCGACGCGGTCGTGGTGTACGCGCAAGGCGCGGTCTGCCGGCGCCTGGCGCGCGGCGGCGTGCCGCAGGACGGCCGGGTGCGGGTGACGGGACTGCCGCGCACGCTGGACCCTGGTTCGCTGCGGGCCCGTGTCGTGGGCGCCTCCGGCGTGCGCGTCACCGAGGCCCGGGTGGCGGTCGAGGCGGAACCGTCCGACACCGAGACCGGCACTGGCATCGGTACCGACACCGGTTCAGAGGCCGGAACACCCGACGCCCTGCGGCGGGAGGTGGAGCGGCTGCGGGACGAGTGCGCGGCCACGCGGGGGCGCCGCGACCGGCAGCTGGGCCTGATCGGGGAGGTCGCCGCGCTGCGCCCGGTACCGCCGGTCCGCAGGCGTGACGACCCGCACCGGCGGACACCGGTCGACGCCTGGCTGGAGCTCGCCGACTTCGTCGACGAACGGCTGGCGGGGCTGCACGCCCGCCTCGCCGAACTGGAAGAGGACGTGCGCCGCGTCGAGCACGAGCTCGACATCGCCGCGGACCGACTCGGGCGCGCCTCCACCGACGCGCCGGCAGCGCACGTGGACACCACCGTCTCGGTGCTGCTGACCCTCACCCGCCCCACCGGCGCCGCCCCCGGCACCGACACCACCACGGCCGAGGTCGAGGTGGAGGTGGAGTACGGGGTGCCCGGCGCCGTCTGGGTGCCGACCTACCGCCTCGCCCACCGCCGGGGCGACACCGGTGGCCTCCTGCTGCTGCGGGCCGCGGTCGCCCAGCGCACGGGCGAGGACTGGACCGGCGTACGCGTGGCCCTGGCCACCGCCGACCTGCGGCGCGCCACCGACCTGCCGCGGCTCCGCTCGCTGCGTATCGGACGCCGTCAGCCCGCCCCCGCGCCCTCCGGTTGGCGCGTGCCGCCGGCGGGTCTCGGTGAACTGTTCGCCGGGTACGACGCCACGGGCCCGCGCCCCGCCACGACCGCCACCACCACGGCGGCAGGCGCGGCCACGGTGGCGTCGGCCGGAGCGGTCACGGCCACGGCGGGCGCGGCCGCCGGAGCGGGTCCCGCTCCCGCTCCCCGCGCCTCCGCGGCCGGTCCCGTACCCCCGCCGCCTCCGGCGCCGCTCGGCTACGGGGCGCCGCCCGCCGCGTTCGCGGTGCCCGGCGGCGCCCCGCCGCAACCCTTCGCCGGCGCCGCCTCCGCCCCCGCGGCACCGGTCCGGTCGCGACCGGACGGCAGGCCGCGCACGGGAGGCAGGGCGGCCCCTCCCGCGGGACCCTCCGCTCCCGCGGGGTCGGCCGCTCCCGGGCGGGCCGCGGCTCCACCCTCTCCGGCACCGGCGGGGCCGCCGCAGCCGAGCGGCGCCGAACTCGACTACGCCGCCCTCGTCCTGTGCGGCCCCGACGACCGGCGCAACCGTCGCGGCCGGCTGTTCCCCGACCCCACCCCCGACCCGGTGGCCGCCGAGTATCGCCGCCACGCCGAAGCGGTCGCCGCGTTGCCGCTCCCCGGGAACGCCGTGCGGCCCCGCGAGTCGGCGGGCTCCTTCGACCACCGCTACGACTGCACCGCCCGCGCCGACATCCCCTCGGACGGAACCTGGCACACCGTCACCGTCGGCGAGATCACGGTCGGCCTGCGCACCGAGTACCTGTGCGTGCCGTCCGTGGAGCCGACCGTGTACGCGACGCTGGTCCTCTCCAACGCCACCGACCAGGCCCTGCTGGCCGGCCCGGTCGACGTCACCGTCGACGACGAGTTCCTGCTCACCGCGGCCCTGCCCACGCTCGCCCCCGGCGGTGTCCGGCTTCTGGGGCTCGGCCCGGCCGAGGGCGTCCGGGTCACCCGCGGCGCCCACCTTCGCGAGTCGACCGCCGGCCTGCGCGGCACCACCACCGTGCTCGACCACCGAGTCCACGTCGAACTGGCCAACAGCCTGACGGGGCCCGTGACCGTCGAGGTCCGCGAACGGGTCCCCGTCACCTCCGAACCGGACGTCCGGATCGAGGAACGCGCCGATTGGAGCGTCCCCGACGACGGCACCGGGCCCGACCGCCACGCCCCGGGCACCCGCGTCTGGCGGGTGGACCTGCCCGCGGGCGGCACCGCCGCCCTCGAAGGCGGCTACGAGATCCGCATCCCGGCCGGCAAGGCCCTGGTCGGCGGCAACCGCAGGAGCTGA